The following proteins are co-located in the Streptococcus downei MFe28 genome:
- a CDS encoding sugar ABC transporter permease gives MKTKKRINLSLTYILLIILSIVWLFPIFWVVLTSFRGEGTAFVSYIIPKTFTLDNYIKLFNNDSFPFARWFMNTLVVAIFSCVISTFITVAIAYSLSRIKFKYRNGFLKLALVLNMFPGFMSMIAIYYILKALDLTQTLAALVLVYSAGAALGFYIAKGFFDTIPYSLDESAMIDGATRKDIFFKITLPLSKPIIVYTALTAFIAPWMDFIFAKIILGDATEKYTVAIGLFAMLEQDTINEWFKAFAAGSVIIAIPITLLFMYMQKYYVEGITSGSVK, from the coding sequence ATGAAAACCAAAAAACGTATCAATTTAAGTCTAACCTATATTTTGCTGATAATCCTATCCATTGTCTGGCTCTTCCCAATCTTTTGGGTAGTCTTGACCTCCTTCCGTGGCGAAGGGACGGCCTTTGTCAGCTACATTATTCCAAAAACTTTTACGCTAGATAACTATATCAAGCTCTTTAACAATGATTCCTTTCCTTTTGCTAGATGGTTCATGAACACTTTGGTTGTTGCCATCTTCTCCTGTGTCATTTCGACCTTTATCACGGTGGCCATTGCCTATTCGCTCAGTCGGATTAAATTCAAGTACCGCAATGGCTTCTTGAAACTGGCCCTGGTTCTTAATATGTTCCCTGGCTTCATGTCCATGATTGCCATCTACTACATCCTCAAGGCCCTTGATTTGACGCAAACCTTGGCCGCTCTGGTACTGGTTTATTCAGCTGGAGCTGCCCTCGGCTTTTACATCGCCAAAGGTTTCTTCGATACCATTCCTTATTCCTTGGATGAATCAGCTATGATTGATGGGGCAACCCGTAAGGACATCTTCTTTAAGATAACCCTGCCTCTGTCTAAGCCTATCATTGTCTATACGGCTCTGACTGCCTTTATCGCTCCTTGGATGGACTTTATCTTTGCTAAGATTATCCTGGGCGATGCCACCGAAAAATACACCGTTGCTATCGGACTCTTTGCCATGTTGGAACAAGATACCATTAATGAATGGTTCAAGGCCTTCGCTGCTGGTTCCGTGATTATCGCTATCCCAATCACCCTCCTCTTCATGTATATGCAAAAGTACTACGTGGAAGGGATTACCAGCGGTTCGGTCAAATAA
- a CDS encoding ABC transporter ATP-binding protein, whose translation MTTLKLDNIYKKYPNSDYYSVEDFNLDIQDQEFIVFVGPSGCGKSTTLRMIAGLEEITKGELYIDNVLVNDKSPKDRDIAMVFQNYALYPHMTVFENMAFGLELRKYKKDDIRKRVEEAADILGLKELLNRKPADLSGGQRQRVAMGRAIVRDAKVFLMDEPLSNLDAKLRVSMRAEIAKLHRRIGATTIYVTHDQTEAMTLADRIVIMSATKNEAGTGTVGKVEQIGTPQELYNKPANKFVAGFIGSPAMNFFDVTVNQDTISDGKGFEIALTEGQKKLLESKGYMGKEVTFGIRPEDISSAEIARATFPSAVVEATVEISELLGSDSVLYCKTGNQEFASRVNARDYLAPGQHINLTFNVAKGHFFDKETTERIEA comes from the coding sequence ATGACGACTTTAAAACTTGATAATATTTATAAAAAATATCCCAACAGCGACTACTACTCTGTTGAAGATTTCAATCTTGATATTCAGGACCAGGAATTTATTGTTTTCGTAGGACCTTCGGGCTGTGGTAAATCAACCACCCTGCGGATGATTGCCGGTCTGGAAGAAATCACCAAGGGAGAGCTTTATATTGACAATGTTCTGGTCAATGACAAATCTCCTAAAGACCGTGATATTGCCATGGTTTTCCAAAACTACGCCCTCTATCCTCATATGACCGTCTTTGAAAACATGGCCTTTGGTCTGGAATTGCGCAAATACAAGAAAGACGACATTCGCAAACGGGTTGAGGAAGCCGCCGACATTCTCGGGCTGAAAGAATTGCTCAACCGTAAGCCGGCTGACCTCTCAGGTGGTCAACGGCAACGGGTTGCCATGGGACGGGCTATTGTCCGCGATGCCAAGGTCTTCCTCATGGACGAACCCCTGTCAAACCTAGATGCCAAGTTGCGGGTATCCATGCGGGCTGAAATTGCTAAACTTCACCGTCGGATTGGGGCAACCACCATCTACGTTACCCATGACCAAACTGAAGCCATGACCCTAGCTGACCGGATTGTCATCATGTCAGCAACCAAAAACGAGGCTGGCACGGGTACTGTCGGTAAGGTTGAACAAATCGGAACACCGCAAGAGCTCTACAACAAGCCTGCTAATAAATTCGTTGCTGGCTTCATCGGCAGTCCAGCCATGAACTTCTTTGATGTCACCGTTAATCAGGACACCATCTCAGATGGCAAGGGCTTCGAAATTGCTTTGACAGAAGGCCAAAAGAAACTTTTGGAAAGCAAGGGTTATATGGGGAAAGAAGTTACCTTCGGTATTCGTCCGGAAGACATTTCCTCAGCTGAAATTGCCCGGGCTACCTTCCCTTCTGCCGTCGTCGAGGCTACCGTAGAAATTTCCGAATTGCTAGGCAGCGACTCCGTGCTTTACTGTAAGACGGGTAATCAAGAATTTGCTTCTCGGGTCAATGCCCGCGATTACCTGGCTCCAGGCCAGCACATCAACTTGACCTTCAATGTTGCTAAGGGACACTTCTTCGACAAGGAAACCACCGAACGCATTGAAGCTTAA
- a CDS encoding extracellular solute-binding protein: MKKWKKIVAGGVALLSVATLAACSGNKSSDTTLKLWVPTGAKNSYSATVKEFEKNNKGIKIEVKESNDSKAQEVVSKDAAAAADVFSMPHDQLGQLVEAKIIQPIPDKYVKEVKANNVENAVTGAQYKGKTYAFPFGVESQVLLYNKNKLSAEDVKSYETMTSKAKFGNSFNEVNAYSVAPLMLSVGNTLFGANGEDAKGTNWANEKGVAVMQWLADQKNNSGFVNVPDNEAVSKFGNGAVDAIETGPWNYPDAVKALGKDKMGVAVYPTVKIGDQEVQQKAFMGVKLYAVNQAPAKGNAKRIAAAYKLASYLTSKDSQANQFKTRSIVPSNKQVQSSSAVTSDPLAKVVATMTSSSDYTVVMPKISQMSTFWNVSAPLLSGPYSGKIAPADYMAKLKQFDEDLAATK, encoded by the coding sequence ATGAAAAAATGGAAAAAGATTGTTGCAGGTGGAGTCGCTCTTCTATCTGTTGCAACTCTAGCAGCTTGTTCTGGTAACAAGTCTTCTGACACAACCCTTAAGCTCTGGGTTCCAACCGGTGCCAAAAATTCTTATTCGGCAACCGTCAAGGAATTTGAAAAGAATAATAAGGGCATTAAGATTGAAGTCAAGGAGTCCAATGACTCTAAGGCACAAGAGGTTGTTTCCAAAGATGCTGCCGCTGCTGCTGATGTCTTCTCCATGCCTCACGACCAACTGGGTCAGCTGGTAGAAGCCAAAATCATCCAACCAATTCCTGACAAGTATGTCAAGGAAGTCAAGGCCAACAATGTTGAAAATGCCGTAACTGGTGCCCAATATAAGGGCAAAACCTATGCTTTCCCATTTGGAGTTGAATCGCAAGTTCTCCTCTATAATAAAAATAAATTATCTGCTGAAGATGTAAAATCTTATGAAACCATGACCTCTAAGGCCAAATTTGGTAACAGCTTCAACGAAGTCAATGCTTATTCTGTTGCACCTCTGATGTTATCAGTCGGTAACACCCTCTTCGGAGCTAACGGTGAAGATGCTAAGGGAACCAATTGGGCAAACGAAAAAGGTGTTGCGGTTATGCAATGGCTGGCTGATCAAAAGAACAATTCTGGTTTTGTTAATGTTCCTGACAATGAAGCTGTTTCTAAATTCGGTAACGGCGCAGTTGATGCCATCGAAACTGGTCCTTGGAACTACCCAGATGCAGTTAAAGCACTTGGCAAAGATAAGATGGGCGTAGCTGTTTACCCAACCGTTAAAATCGGTGACCAAGAAGTCCAACAAAAGGCCTTCATGGGGGTTAAACTCTATGCCGTTAACCAAGCTCCTGCCAAGGGTAATGCCAAACGTATCGCTGCTGCTTACAAGTTGGCTTCTTACCTGACTTCTAAAGATAGTCAAGCCAACCAATTCAAGACTCGTAGCATCGTCCCTTCAAACAAGCAAGTTCAATCCTCAAGTGCTGTAACGTCTGACCCATTGGCTAAGGTTGTGGCAACCATGACTAGCTCAAGCGACTACACGGTCGTTATGCCTAAGATTAGCCAAATGTCAACCTTCTGGAATGTTTCAGCTCCTCTGCTTAGCGGACCTTACTCTGGTAAAATTGCTCCAGCTGACTACATGGCTAAACTGAAACAATTTGATGAAGACTTGGCTGCAACCAAATAA
- a CDS encoding carbohydrate ABC transporter permease, with product MNNSNYYEKVPVREALKKGGLDIKLSAIIMGTPNLANKQIIKGLLFLLSEIVFLISLVLQVIPAFKGLITLGTHTQGTVTEKVDGIEITKTVEGDNSMLLLIFGIAAIVFCCVFAYIYWCNLKSARNLYVMKSEGLKVPSFKEDFSSLADGRFHMTMMSIPLLGVLLFTIVPLVYMVCLAFTNFDHNHLPPGSLFHWVGFSNFGNVLTGRMAGSFFPILTWTLIWAVFATVTNFFFGIVLALIINTKGLKFKKLWRTIFVITIAVPIFISLLIMKNLLAPGGPLNELLMNFGLTNHPLPFLTNPTWAKVSIIIVNMWVGIPYTMLVSTSIIMNLPQEQLEAAEIDGASKFQIFKRITFPQILIIMTPTLIQQFIGNINNFNVIYLLTGGGPDNPNFYQAGSTDLLVTWLYKLTVSAKDYNLASVIGILIFILSAVFSLLTYTRTSSYKEGAVK from the coding sequence ATGAACAACTCTAACTACTACGAAAAGGTTCCTGTGCGAGAGGCCCTCAAGAAGGGGGGCTTAGACATTAAACTGTCTGCCATCATTATGGGAACGCCCAATCTCGCTAATAAGCAGATTATTAAAGGACTCCTTTTTCTCCTTTCAGAAATTGTCTTTCTGATTAGCTTGGTCCTACAGGTCATTCCGGCCTTTAAGGGCTTGATTACCCTAGGTACCCACACCCAAGGGACGGTTACCGAAAAAGTCGACGGGATTGAAATTACCAAGACCGTTGAAGGAGACAATTCCATGCTGCTCCTAATTTTTGGGATTGCTGCCATCGTCTTCTGCTGTGTCTTTGCCTACATCTACTGGTGTAATCTAAAGAGTGCCCGCAATCTTTACGTCATGAAATCTGAAGGGCTCAAGGTTCCTAGCTTTAAGGAAGATTTTTCCAGCCTGGCTGATGGTCGTTTCCATATGACCATGATGTCCATTCCCCTTCTGGGAGTGCTCCTCTTTACCATTGTCCCTCTGGTTTATATGGTCTGCCTGGCCTTTACCAACTTTGACCACAACCACCTCCCACCTGGAAGTCTCTTCCATTGGGTGGGCTTCTCAAACTTTGGTAATGTCCTGACCGGCCGGATGGCAGGTTCCTTCTTCCCAATCCTGACCTGGACCTTGATTTGGGCAGTCTTTGCAACCGTCACCAACTTCTTCTTCGGGATTGTTTTAGCCCTGATTATCAACACCAAGGGACTGAAATTCAAGAAGCTCTGGCGGACCATTTTCGTCATCACCATTGCCGTGCCAATCTTCATTTCTCTTTTGATTATGAAGAACCTCCTGGCACCTGGCGGACCGCTCAATGAGCTCTTGATGAACTTTGGCTTGACCAATCATCCCCTGCCTTTCTTGACCAATCCAACTTGGGCCAAGGTTTCCATCATCATTGTCAATATGTGGGTCGGTATTCCTTATACCATGCTGGTTTCGACTTCTATCATTATGAATCTGCCTCAGGAACAATTGGAGGCGGCTGAAATTGACGGGGCTAGCAAGTTCCAAATTTTCAAACGCATCACCTTCCCACAAATCCTGATTATTATGACCCCTACCCTTATCCAACAGTTCATCGGTAATATCAATAACTTCAACGTTATCTACCTCCTGACTGGTGGTGGTCCAGATAACCCTAACTTCTATCAAGCGGGTTCAACCGACCTCTTGGTAACCTGGCTCTACAAGCTGACTGTTTCAGCCAAGGACTACAATCTAGCTTCCGTTATTGGTATCCTGATTTTCATCCTGTCTGCTGTCTTTAGTTTGCTGACCTACACAAGAACAAGTTCTTATAAGGAAGGGGCTGTCAAATAA